A stretch of DNA from Plasmodium brasilianum strain Bolivian I chromosome 3, whole genome shotgun sequence:
agatacatatgtatgtatgcgtgtatgtatatatataaatataagcaGTGTACATGGGTGTGTACACAACCCGCATTGTATGTACATGCGCATCCTCTCTCTGAAAAATAAGTAGTACTTCTTTTCTTCCATTTACGCGttttacacatttttaccattttttttgcaaaatttgTTGCGCATTTTTTATaggtaattttaaaaagaatattccACTTACTGCGTTTACACTGCAACTGATTTCATGATGATTTGTTATTTCACTGTGTGCAACATCGTTGTTAAGTTTGTTTTATTTCGCTACGTCTTCTTCTTCTACATCTTCCTATTATGCTACTTCAACCTTCTGATAATATATACCTCATGTTGTATCACACTTTCCGCTGCTTCACCTCTTTCTTCTGCTTAACTTTTTTGTAATTCGCTTCTGTATGATTCCTCTCTTTTTTGCACGTGCTGCTAACTTACCTTTGagtttcttctttatttttccgTATTGTGTTAgtgcatttttctttttcctttttgttttcaaTTTATGCATTAACATCATggatgatttttttttttccttttccttatttgttttaaatcGGTAACTACTACCACTTTTGCAGCTTCCAGTATTCCTACCTTTCATTTTGATGAGTtgactttttttaattttttttttaaataacaaatcATTTTCCGTGAGTACCTTTTCTCTTCCCTCGTCACTGCTACATTCCGAATCTTCATCATTGCTTTGAGCATTACATATTTCCATCAATTCTGACATATCTACATTTCTGTTGTTTTCAATGTAATCTCTcatcctttttaattttttaaaatcctCATCCGTTAATATTCGTTCGCTTAatatcttttcatttttattccatATTTTCACCTCTCTTTTaatcttttcttctttccttttttcctttttcatctGTTTGCTTAACCTTTGCACATGCTTCTTCTTTCCTTCCCTGTTCATAACTTTTTCCTCAATCCCGTGGTTCCCCCCCTTCTTGCATTCTGCTCGGCGTTTATCATAAATGCCGTCATCAGCTTCTACTTCATCAGCTTCTTCTTCATCAGCTTCTACTTCATCAGTTTCTTCTTCATCAGCTTCTACTTCATCAGCTTCTACTTCATCAGCTTCTACTTCATCAGCCTCTACTTCATCAGCTTCTACTTCATCAGCCTCTACTTCATCAGCTTCTACGTCAACGGCTTCTACATCACTGCCAACTGTGTTCCAATCATCCCCCCGCGCTGCTGTTATGCCCTTCTGTACAAACTCATCCTCTtcctcctcctcctcctcctcTTCGACCCTCTCCGAAGCGGCTTCTCCACCCAGTAGGTAGGAGTATCGGAGAAGCGAATCTTCTTGGTCGTTCTTACCTGCAGagttcaatattttttttttttggattaGCATGGCTGTTTTTTTGTCCAACAATTTTCTGCTGAGGATTAGTGGATTGAACTGTTTGCACACATTGAGAAAGCGTCTGATGAGGATAGATATATGTCTATTTTTGTAAtctttaaaaatgataactGCTTCGTATATTTCTTCGTTCAAGGCTTGGGGAAATTTTACAATGATTTCAATAATAGTGTTAATAATAAGATAAACGAATTCTTCCGATAAATTTTCAgccaaaaatttttttactaatatataaagaattcGTTGAATAAAAGGAGGTGGTATATAATCATGAATACATTGCAAAAAAATGGATAGATATTTGGACAAggtatttttattccttacATGTGTAATAAcatgttcataatataaaaaaaaattttcttctactattttatttctctGATAAATTCTGCACAAGATGTTGAGTAGTAATAACTTTATTGTACCATTATTACCTTTATACTTCGtacaaattaaattaaataaatttgatGCAAATGCGTACGGATTAAAAAGAGAAtcgataaaaagaaaatttatataattgcaaatatgcctttttttgttattgttTTCCTCTTCTGAAGCGTAATGTTCCTCGTTATGATGATCGTTATAAAGCTGTTCCAtaatcttttctttttttaaatgtaattgtttaatttttgatttaCTCAACTTTTGATGGGACTGAttgtttatgttttttaattcttcgatttttttatttttatcaaatttttccttttctattTGAACGACAAATTCTTTGTTATCATATTTCCCTAGCAAAGCAAAGCAGACGCacttaacaattttttcatttttataaaagaccCCCTCTGCAATTAGGTTTATATTTCTCTTATTTACGtaaatgtttttctttatcaGTTCTATCAGTATACTACAAGCAAAGTTGTTGAAGCACTCAGATATAGTAACATTGGCAAAATGATTAACATTTGGGAAATCATTAACATTTGGCAAATCATTAACATTTGGGAAATGATTAACATTTGCAAAATGATTAGCATTTGCAAAatgattaatatttttaaaggaaGATGAATATTTCTTACGTATTCTTTTCTTCtgattattttctatataagCCTCATGTAACAGAAacaatatttcatttttaatcttctcttcttttgtttttttgttcgtATATACTATCATATcaattatacttttaaacAGGTATGATCTTatcttattaatattaacatcacttagaaaaattaaaatttgcaAATATTGTATACAATCCACTCTCTTTTTATTCTGTCTTATAGTCTTTATTATACTTAACAGAacagatatatataagtcATGTTTATAATGAACTATAAGTtgacataataaaaaaaataattcttctacataatttatttcttttttatttcttaccattaaaaagttt
This window harbors:
- a CDS encoding protein SDA1; translation: MNEAKLKRQKFLNSLQHNICKSYYLYHNDFYEQFDKFLFNYSVLLLNPSKKNDLFCNQLSFLSFTCHYFYPQKGSSNSEEEVKGRSAECPSIDIDEYSNVSTGDDEWKVGDDWKLSERFSNHGEYADLLHDRSAKEGKEGHEEVDITDDEMLNENVEQKKKEIWKRMNKEKIKMDADNLVKGRREEHSNILVAYNDLNEYINFLMVRNKKEINYVEELFFLLCQLIVHYKHDLYISVLLSIIKTIRQNKKRVDCIQYLQILIFLSDVNINKIRSYLFKSIIDMIVYTNKKTKEEKIKNEILFLLHEAYIENNQKKRIRKKYSSSFKNINHFANANHFANVNHFPNVNDLPNVNDFPNVNHFANVTISECFNNFACSILIELIKKNIYVNKRNINLIAEGVFYKNEKIVKCVCFALLGKYDNKEFVVQIEKEKFDKNKKIEELKNINNQSHQKLSKSKIKQLHLKKEKIMEQLYNDHHNEEHYASEEENNNKKRHICNYINFLFIDSLFNPYAFASNLFNLICTKYKGNNGTIKLLLLNILCRIYQRNKIVEENFFLYYEHVITHVRNKNTLSKYLSIFLQCIHDYIPPPFIQRILYILVKKFLAENLSEEFVYLIINTIIEIIVKFPQALNEEIYEAVIIFKDYKNRHISILIRRFLNVCKQFNPLILSRKLLDKKTAMLIQKKKILNSAGKNDQEDSLLRYSYLLGGEAASERVEEEEEEEEEDEFVQKGITAARGDDWNTVGSDVEAVDVEADEVEADEVEADEVEADEVEADEVEADEVEADEEETDEVEADEEEADEVEADDGIYDKRRAECKKGGNHGIEEKVMNREGKKKHVQRLSKQMKKEKRKEEKIKREVKIWNKNEKILSERILTDEDFKKLKRMRDYIENNRNVDMSELMEICNAQSNDEDSECSSDEGREKVLTENDLLFKKKIKKSQLIKMKGRNTGSCKSGSSYRFKTNKEKEKKKSSMMLMHKLKTKRKKKNALTQYGKIKKKLKGKLAARAKKRGIIQKRITKKLSRRKR